The Mucilaginibacter rubeus genomic interval TTGGGCGAGCTATAAATGGGATTAAGCCAAACCACATCAACCCCGAGGCTTTTGATATAATCCAGCTTGGAGATGATACCTTTCAGGTCGCCGATGCCATCCCCGTTATTGTCTTTAAAGCTGCGCGGATAAACCTGGTAAACTACTGCTTCTTTCCACCATTTGCGGTCGATAGTATCTGTTGCCCCCGGCTTATTCTGGGCATATCCTGAAAAGGCGCCAAGCATAAAAATAGCAAGCGCCATAAAACGGATGTAAAGTACGTTCATGATCATAATCGGTTTAAGAATTTAGCGGGACAGAACTGATTTTCTGCGGTTTATAACAAGAGCATATTAAGGTAGTAATATTTAACCGAAACATCAAATAACGCAGCTAAAGCCATCGGCTTAACGCGCCCGGAAATTTAAGTTTCAAACATTATGACTGTTTGAGGGTTTAAATTGAGCTAACACCCATCACAATTAACAGTTAATAAATTGAACTTTAAATATTTATACAAGTTAGCGTGCATCACAAACCACTACATAAAATTTCTATCCTGCTTTTAAAGACAGCTTTATTGATACTATTTACAGGTATGGCGGCACATGGTATTGCCCAGGTACAGGTACCTGCCGATTCGGTTAAGGCCGATTCTCTCCGCATTAAAGAAAAGGAGGTACAGCCGGCAAAACCTACCGATACCTTATACAAACAATATGACTTTGGCGACCTTGTGCGCAACATACTGCATCCCGGCCGACCGGCAGACGCGCCAAATAAAAAATCATCGGGCATTACTATTATTCCCAATGTAGCATCTAACCCTACTATCGGGTCGCAAATTGGCATTAAAGCTGTGGCCGGTAAAAAATTAGGGACCGATCCCAATACCTTGCTATCAGTAGCGGCTACTTCAGCCTCTATTACCACCAAAGGGATCATTTACTTTTATATCAATCACAACATATATACACCGGGTAATAAATGGAATTTTCAGGGCAATTTGGTTGCAGCCAAAACGGTATCGCCCGATTATGGTTTGGGAATTGGCCAGGCATCAAGCGGCAGCGAAGCCGATCAGGTGCTGGCCAATCCCGAGCGTAAAGGCCGGGCCCTGCATTCGCAATACTACAATATCAGGGAAAAGGTATATAAAGAAATTGACAAGGGGCTGTTCCTGGGTGCAGGCGCGTCTTTTGATATCAGGCGAAAAATTGAGGATACCAAATCAACCACCGATTTTACACCCTACAACATTTACAGCGACCGGCATGGCTTTGCCCGCGATCACTACGCTGCAAACGGCCTGCTTTTTAACCTGCAATACACCACCCGTGATAATCAAAACCGGGCATATCGTGGCATTTATGTAGATGCGGGCTTCCGCGTTAACCAAAGCTGGATGGGTAGCTCAAAAAACGCGGTACAATTTACTACCGATTTCAGGAAGTATTTCAGCCTGTCAGAAACAAACCCTGAGCATGTTGTAGCTTTCTGGAACTGGGGCTCATACCTCATTAGTGGCAATATCCCTTATCTGGAGTTGCCTGGTACAGGTAAAGATCCAAGTTTCAGGAGTGGCCGGGGCTATGTTGTACAATACTTTAAAGGCACGCAATACAACTACTCAGAAGTGGAATACCGTTTCCCGATACTGCGGAACAAGTTTATAAGCGGCGTGGCATTTGCCAACCTGCAAACCACCAATGATGAGTCGGGCACTAAAATATTTCAGGTGTGGCAGCCGGGCTATGGCGGCGGTTTGCGGGTATTATTTAACAAAGCTACCCGTACTAACCTTTGCCTTGATTATGCCTTTGGCAGGTATGGTTCAAAAGGGTTCTTTTTGGGCTTGAATGAGGCATTTTAAAACAAAACAGCCTTCGGTTAATGACCGGAGGCTGTTTTGTTAAATGTCCTGATACAACCTACTTAGTATAAATAGCAAACTTTGTATTTTTAAGATTAAGCGGCGTCATCGACTTAATGTCTTTCCTTTTGATGGCGCTGTTTAGTTGATCAGCTATTACCAACTGTTTATTGTTGATCAATATCGAATCCTTAGCCGATGAAATTGCTATCCATCCCGTTTTATCAACAATATAAAGCTTATCATCAATCCTGATCAATACATCCTGGTTACCTGATTTTGCTTCAGTTAGTTTATCGGCAAACGTTTTTCCCGCTTTAACCGAATCAAAATTCTTCAGCACATTGCTATAGCCCAGATCGGTAACTAAATTGTTTATCAGCTTTGAAAAAGAATCTGATCCTGAAGCGCCTGTTTTATCCAGTCCAAAATACATTAGAGCTTTTGCACCGTTCGATAAATTTCCCCAGTGTTCGCTTTGTATGATATTATTATAACCCTTCTTTGAGATCTTCAATTTAAATTTCATCTCGCCATCGGCCGGGAAATTAAGCGTAACCTTATAGTAACCATTCGCATCTGTTTTGCCCAGCAGCTGTTCATCGGCTCCATAGATGGCGGCGGCTTCAATTGGCTGCAGCGTTTTTGAATCAACAACCAAACCGGCTATGTTGATATTTCTTGTTACTCCGTCCCTCATTTTGGCAAGTAACTGCGTGGCTGTAAGTATCGAAAGCAATGCAACAAGAGAGAACCTTGCTATTAAAATTTTATTCATGATAGTATTTAAGTTGGCAATGAAGATAAAATATTAACCATAAAAGGGCAAAAACTTCTATACTTTCCAATGTTTTAAACCACAACTCCTAACAAATTAGTACAAATACTAATAAATTAGTTGCAATACTAATTTATTAGTATTAAGTTTGTTTATACCTCATAACCAATGCAAAAATTAGCCAAACGCGAAGAGCAGATCATGCAGGCCGTATGGACCCTGGAAAAAGCAGTGATCAAAGACATTATACAGGAACTTCCCGAACCTAAACCTCATTACAACTCGGTGGCAACCATGGTCAAGATCCTTGAGGAAAAAGGATTTCTTGCCCATGATACCATTGGTAATATTTACCAGTATTACCCGGCCATATCAAAAGAGGAATATCAGAAACATGCCATGAAAGACATCGTGAGCCAGTATTTTGATAATTCCTATCCACGGATGCTGGCTTTTTTCGCCAAAGAAGAAAAGATCACCGAAGATGAACTGAATGATATTATAACCATCATCAAATCCAACAAAAAATGATACCCTATCTGCTGTATGTAGCCCTGCTGCTGGCGGTTTGTTTATTGTTTTACAAACTATTGCTGCAACGCGAAACGTTTTACCGTTTAAATAGGTACACGCTGCTATGTTGTTTAGGATTCTGCTTTCTGATCCCACTTATACACCCGCCTGCTCAATGGTCGGCACAAAACGCCGAAAAGCCCATTAGCCAGCCTGTTGTGATACAGCAAGTACAAGAACCTCCAATATCTGAAGTCGGGTTAGAAGACGGCCCAACACTGAAAACGACCTTAACTCCCGAACAACCTAAACCCGCACAAACCATCACCGCTAAACCCACGCCCTCATTTACCTTATCGGCAGCACAAGTTATCAAATGGCTGTTGATACTTTACTGGGCAGGCGTAGCTATATTCAGCTTAAATCTTTTGGTACAGATTGGCAGTACCTTATACCAGGCATTTACCAATCCATTTATTACTGACGGACGGTATCGCATTGTCGAACTCAACGGTAATAAGGTGCCTTGTTCCTTTTTCAATTATATCTTCATCAATCCGGCCGCGTACGATTGGGATACCTACAGCCAGATCCTGCTGCATGAAAAAGTTCATGCCAAGCAGCTGCATAGCCTGGATATCATGCTGGCCGAGCTTTGCATTATATTTCAATGGTTTAACCCGCTTGCCTGGTTGTACCGCAAGGAAATTGAGAACAACCTCGAATACCTTACAGACACGGCCGTTTTAAACCATGCGGATACGGACAGGGCTGCTTATCAGCTGAGTTTGCTTAAAGTATCCGCACCTGAGTTTTCCCTGCGGATAGCTACCAATTACAATCAATCGCTTCTGAAAAAACGTATTGCCATGATGAACGCCAAACGATCAAACCTGCATATTTTATGGAAGTATTTCACCTTGATCCCGCTGTTTTGCCTATTTATTTGCGCGCTTAATCAGCCTGCTAACAGCGCCCAGTCAACTAACAGTTCGGCATCTTTCATCAAACCAGCGGCCAATAATGCATCAGCATATAAAAACTTTGATGCCGAAGTGGAAGGTTATTGGTTTGCGGCCCGCGATGGTGACAATATGAATATGGATTTCAAAGTCACTACCAAAGGCCACAACTGGAACTATAATTCATTTAATGTTCCTATGAAAGACCTTTCGTCGATGCCCCGAAAACAAAAAGGTGATTTTACGCTAACCCGTGATGCGGGCACCATTCTGTTCAACGGTAAATTTGACGGAGATGAAGGTCTTGGCCGCTTTAAACTTAAGCCCAATAAAGCTTATGTAGACCTACTACAAAAAGAAGGAATCGAACAAATAGAAATCCATGAGCTCCTTGACCTGTTATTAACCGACGTACAGAAAGATTACCTTGAAAAACTTCAAAAGTATGGCTATACCGCCACAAAAGTTCATGATTTAACCGCGATACGATATTTTGGCGGCGATGAAAATGATATGAGGTTTTGGCGGGCGCAATACAAGGACATCACGCTAAGCGATCTCACCCGCATCAAAATAAATAAACTGGACAGCTCATTTGTATCTGAAATGCGTAATGCCGGATACCCGAACCTAACCATAGAGCAATTAACAAGCTTTAAACTACAAAAAATAACACCCGATTACATTCGCAGCATTGCAAGCGCCCGTAAAGCGGGACGAAAACAGGGCGATACAACCAGTTTACTTCCTCCGGCCGATGAGCTTTTATCGGCAAGGAACGCTAAGGTTGACAGCGCATACATTCGAGGTTTAATAAGCGCCGGGTATAACCTTACAGGTTCGCAACTTCATTCCTTTAAAGCATTCAATATAACGCTTCAGTTTATTGATAGCCTTAAAACAATGGGCTATAGCAATCTTTCGTTCGCAAATACGATAGGCCTGCGCGGTCAAAACGTTACTGTAGATTTCATAAAGCAATACAGAGCCATTGGCTTCAATGATATCCCGGCAGAATATCTATCAAGCTTTAAATATTACAATATCACTCCTGAGTTCATTAAAAGTTATCAAAACATGGGCTACAAGGATATTAAAGCCTCAGAACTGGTTCTTATCAAAATGCGGGGTATCACGGCTGATTATATTAAGAGCTTTCAAAGCCTGGGTTATAACGATATCGAACTGGCCGACATCATCAGCATGAAGCACGAAAATATTACACCCAGCTTTATCAAAGGATTTAATGACCTCGGGTTTAAGAATGTGCCGGTAAAGGATCTAATCCTGCTTAAAACGTCGGACGTTACCCCGGAGTATGTGAGCTCCATGAAACAGAAAGGCCTCAATTCAAAAGACCTGCGCAAATACATCAATCTTAAAAATTCATTCAATTAATGTAAGCTAAAACAACTATCCACCTCCTAAACCAAACAACTATGAAAATTCACAAATTACTGCTGGTCGCCGTATTGGCTTCTACTTTCACATTTAACGCTGTAGCCCAACAGCATTTATCATCTTCGCAGGCCTACGACAAAGCCCAGCAAGACCGCTCAGATGCCAATGACCTCTGGGAAAAAAAAGATCCTACACCCGCCGAACTCGACCGAAGCATCCGCATTTTAAAGCATACGCTTGTATTTCTGGACAGTCTGCCGATAAAGGAGCTGGCCAATGGCAATTTCTACTTAAAAGCCCGTGCTTATGACGTTTACCTGGATATGGCCCAGTCATATACGGTAGCCGGTAAAAAAGATTCGGCGATAATGATGCTCGAGAAAAGGTTTGCCGAGGGAGGCTCAAGTCGCGCCGCCAGTTATATAGGCGACTTTCCTTTATTGAACCCAATCCGCCAGGAGCCGGGGTACCTGGCTATTGTGGAGAAAATGAAAAAGCAATCGTCATTCTGGCAAAACGAGGCTTTTAAAACAGCTTATAAAGATAATCTGACCGATGCGGAAAAGGTCGCGGGCCTATCGCTCCTGTGGTCACAAGCCAAGTATAACTTTGTAAATTTTGATCATGCAGGTATCGACTGGAACCAAACATACATTGATTATATCCCTAAAGTAACCGCTACCAAAACCACTGCCGAATACTATAAAGTGTTGATCTCTTTTTATGCGCAATTAAAAGACGGGCATACCAACGTATATGTTCCGAACGCTTTAACCGGCCAGTTTTATTCCCGCCCACCCTTCCGTACCGAATTAGTTGAAGGCCGGGTATTTGTAACCCAGGTTTTTAGCGACAGTCTTTTCAAAACAGACATACAACCCGGATTGGAAATATTAAAAATAGATGGAGAACCGGTAATAGACTACGCCGAGAAAAATATAAAACCATATCAAAGCAGTTCAACCCCGCAGGATATGCAGGTGCGTGAATTTAGTTATGCCCTGTTAGCCGGCGCTAAAGATAACCCTATCAATATTGAGTTTAAAACGGCTAAAGGCAAGATCATCAGCAAAACCATAGCCCGTACGGGTTACCATGATGTAAAGGGCCTAAAAACACTGGATTATAAAACCATCAACAGCATTGGCTACCTCACCATTAATAATTTTGAAGATGGTAGTATCGGCAAACAGTTTGATTCACTTTATACCGCAGAGATATCCAAAACTAAAGGTTTGATTATCGATGTAAGGTATAATGGCGGAGGCAGCAGCGGCATAGGATATGATATTATCAGTAAGCTAACCGATAAGCCTTTCAAAAGTTCCGCGTCAAAAAACATATCACTAATATCGATGCCGGGAGCGGAACCATCATGGATTGACAACGGCTTTGGTACCTGGAATGCCAACGGAAAAATATTTTATGATAAACCGGTAATGGTATTGATAGGCCCCCGCACGTTTTCAGCAGCCGAAGATTTTACCGTAGCATTTGACTATATGAAGCGAGGTAAGCTAATAGGCATGCCTACGGGTGGCAGTACAGGGCAACCGGTGTCATTTAACTTGCCGGGTGGCGGGCAGGCAAGGGTTTGCGGCAAACATGATACCTATCCCGATGGGAAAGAATTTGTTGGTGTTGGCATTAATCCCGATATCACCGTAAAACCAACCATCAAAGACGTTTTAAATGGCATTGACGCCGCCAAAGACAAAGCTTTACAATTGTTGAAATAAATTTAATATCCCTAAAAAGACGAGGGCCTGTTTCTTCCGAAACAGGCCCTCGTCTTTTTATTGCTCCAACAGCTTACTGGCCGCTTGTGGCGCTCCAGCCATCGCCCCAGCCACTGCCGCCGGTTGCTTTTGCGCCTTTTAAAAGCTTATCATATTTTACAGCTTGTTGTTTTGTTAAAACAGCTTTGATTTTTGAAATGGTAGTTGCCCTCAAAGGCTTAATATCAACCATCATTTTAGTGTTATCCCCCTTGTCTGCCGCTTTGATCTTTTCAAATTTATCAGATGACTCCTGGTATATAGCAGCAATCTTTTCGGTTTGCTTATCATTGAGCTTCAATGCTTTTTGCAGCTCTTTTGATTTTTCAACCGGTTTTTCACCTGGCTTGGTTTGCGCGTTAACTGCTGCCGCCAATCCAATGAACATGCAGCAAAGTAATAAGAGTTTTCTCATGGTTTAAGATTAATTTAATTGTTATAAATGTAACAATTTCGGTCCGAAATTGGTGCTAATATTTTCTATTACAAAACACAGCTCAATTTGTTTTAGCAGCCATTTGCATAGGCATACAAACAGGCATGCTTTTACCCCGAAACATCAATTTAGTTAGCTGGGTGGTTTTATATTGCGCCTCACCTTCCGTAATGTTTAAGAACCGGTTAGGTTCAACATTTTTAAAGTGCTGCACGGCGCCGCTGCCTGCCCATTTTATTTCAATTTCATCAATCATTTTTGCCTGCCCAATGCCTATTTCCTGCCGCAAAGGCGATGAGCCAAAACTTCCACCCGAATTAACATCTTTATAAACAGAACGCTTAACGCCATTTTCGATAAAAGTGAGTTTAATGCTGCTCCCTATGGCCGCGTTGTTGGCTTTTGTGCCGGTTAGTTTTAAGCTGATCCAGTTATTGTTGCTTAACCCAGGGTTCATATACAATGAGCTGGTGTATGAATCGCCGATATAAGCGCCGCCCATTTCAGCAAAAATATCCTGGCGGCCAACATTTCTCAAATCGGCAAATGCTACGCCATGTCCTTTTTGTAAGTTCCCCATGCGTGATGACGAGGTAATATCAGCAAACCTCTTGCCGCCAATGTTTCTGAAAAACTTATTAGGCACCAACGATTTAAAATCAGGATTGCCCGTACCAAAATACATATCAAGGTAACCGTCGTTATCAATATCGCCAAAGTTGGCCCCCATACTGTAAACTACTTTATCCAATCCGGCTTCTTTAGTTACGTTAGTAAATGTGCCGTCATGGTTGTTCTTGTACAGGTAGATATTACCGGCTTCGGGAATAGCTTTGCCCAGCGCCGCGGCGGCACTGTAATACCCTAAAGTGTGTTCAAAATTATAGTTTGCCACCATCACATCGGGCCAGCCATCATTATTGTAATCGTAAAACCAGGTGGTAAAGGTGCGTTGTTTAATTTGATCGAGACCTGATTTCGCCGTTACATCTTCAAAATCTACCCCGGCTTCGGTTTTGCCTTTGTTTTTTAGCAGGTATTTACGCCCATCCATGGTAGAAATAAACACATCCACAAAGCCATCATGATCATAATCGGCAGATGTTACCCCTTTTACATAGGCCTTGATACCGCAATGTGCAGCAGAAGTTATATTAGTGAATGTACCATTGCGGTTATTGATATATAACTGGCATGTTGATTCATCAACATAACTCATTGATTCGGAGTTTTCATTACCTACAAACACATCCAGCCAGCCATCATTATTAAAATCGGCCCAGGTTGCTGTTTGCGTAGGGTGAAGCATAAATAAACCGCTTATAGCAGTTACATCGGTAAAAGTACCATCGCCATTATTACGTAATAATGAGCTTGGCTGGTTGCCGAAGCCCCTGGTGAGCCACGCACCACGTAAAACAAAAATATCCAGTTTACCATCGTTATTATAATCGGTTTGCTGAATGTTAAGCCCGCCGGTAATACCGGTTAAACCGGCGGCTTCCGTGCGGTCGCTGAATGTACCATCCTGGTTGTTTTGAAAATAATGCATAGGATCTGACAGGTCCCAGCCCGATGTCATGATATCCAGATAGCCATCATTGTTAAAATCATCAACAATTACCCCACCTGCGCGGCCATGAATGTTAAGGCCCAGGCTGGCGGCTACATCAACAAAAGGCTTAACCTGGTTGGCGGTATCCGAATCGACGTTCAGGTTCGGGATCAGGATATTTTTAGGTACTTTCTGTGGATATTCGCCCAGGGTCATATACGCTATATTGGCCAGCCATCGTGATTCATAATCATCGGGATGAAGTTTCAATAGTGTTTTGTAAACATCAATCGCTTTTCTTGATCCTGTCTGGAGCTTGTGTACACCATCGTCCTTAATAGGAAATATACATGACGAACCGGTATGATTAAGCATACAATTGCTTCGCTCGCCCAAACGCATGTAAGCTATGGCCTGCTCGGGCAGCATTTCATCAGTCGACATAAAATCGATGTTTTCTATAAGATTACTGTAAATGCTTACCGATTGCTGCTCCTCGCCAGCTTTTAACAGCAGGGCCGCCTTTGAAAATAAAACCTCCGGGCTTTTGGCAAGCCGCTTAGTCTTAAGCAGCGAATCGCAGTAAGCTAATTTCATTTCCGGGTTAAACGGATTGGAGATGATGTTATTCCTTTTATATAGTTGCTTTAGCACCTGCGCCATCTCTTCGTTTGATGAGTTTTGGCAAGACGCTATTATGGTGAAACCGCATAGCAGCGCGAGCGCGGCGGTGATTTTTTTCTTGATCATAGGATATACATTTACACGCGCGGATAAAATGCCAAAGCAAATTAACCGCGACAGATGTGGCATTAAATTGTATTAGTAGAAATTTGAGACAACAGA includes:
- a CDS encoding BamA/TamA family outer membrane protein, whose product is MILFTGMAAHGIAQVQVPADSVKADSLRIKEKEVQPAKPTDTLYKQYDFGDLVRNILHPGRPADAPNKKSSGITIIPNVASNPTIGSQIGIKAVAGKKLGTDPNTLLSVAATSASITTKGIIYFYINHNIYTPGNKWNFQGNLVAAKTVSPDYGLGIGQASSGSEADQVLANPERKGRALHSQYYNIREKVYKEIDKGLFLGAGASFDIRRKIEDTKSTTDFTPYNIYSDRHGFARDHYAANGLLFNLQYTTRDNQNRAYRGIYVDAGFRVNQSWMGSSKNAVQFTTDFRKYFSLSETNPEHVVAFWNWGSYLISGNIPYLELPGTGKDPSFRSGRGYVVQYFKGTQYNYSEVEYRFPILRNKFISGVAFANLQTTNDESGTKIFQVWQPGYGGGLRVLFNKATRTNLCLDYAFGRYGSKGFFLGLNEAF
- a CDS encoding BlaI/MecI/CopY family transcriptional regulator codes for the protein MQKLAKREEQIMQAVWTLEKAVIKDIIQELPEPKPHYNSVATMVKILEEKGFLAHDTIGNIYQYYPAISKEEYQKHAMKDIVSQYFDNSYPRMLAFFAKEEKITEDELNDIITIIKSNKK
- a CDS encoding M56 family metallopeptidase, which produces MIPYLLYVALLLAVCLLFYKLLLQRETFYRLNRYTLLCCLGFCFLIPLIHPPAQWSAQNAEKPISQPVVIQQVQEPPISEVGLEDGPTLKTTLTPEQPKPAQTITAKPTPSFTLSAAQVIKWLLILYWAGVAIFSLNLLVQIGSTLYQAFTNPFITDGRYRIVELNGNKVPCSFFNYIFINPAAYDWDTYSQILLHEKVHAKQLHSLDIMLAELCIIFQWFNPLAWLYRKEIENNLEYLTDTAVLNHADTDRAAYQLSLLKVSAPEFSLRIATNYNQSLLKKRIAMMNAKRSNLHILWKYFTLIPLFCLFICALNQPANSAQSTNSSASFIKPAANNASAYKNFDAEVEGYWFAARDGDNMNMDFKVTTKGHNWNYNSFNVPMKDLSSMPRKQKGDFTLTRDAGTILFNGKFDGDEGLGRFKLKPNKAYVDLLQKEGIEQIEIHELLDLLLTDVQKDYLEKLQKYGYTATKVHDLTAIRYFGGDENDMRFWRAQYKDITLSDLTRIKINKLDSSFVSEMRNAGYPNLTIEQLTSFKLQKITPDYIRSIASARKAGRKQGDTTSLLPPADELLSARNAKVDSAYIRGLISAGYNLTGSQLHSFKAFNITLQFIDSLKTMGYSNLSFANTIGLRGQNVTVDFIKQYRAIGFNDIPAEYLSSFKYYNITPEFIKSYQNMGYKDIKASELVLIKMRGITADYIKSFQSLGYNDIELADIISMKHENITPSFIKGFNDLGFKNVPVKDLILLKTSDVTPEYVSSMKQKGLNSKDLRKYINLKNSFN
- a CDS encoding S41 family peptidase; amino-acid sequence: MKIHKLLLVAVLASTFTFNAVAQQHLSSSQAYDKAQQDRSDANDLWEKKDPTPAELDRSIRILKHTLVFLDSLPIKELANGNFYLKARAYDVYLDMAQSYTVAGKKDSAIMMLEKRFAEGGSSRAASYIGDFPLLNPIRQEPGYLAIVEKMKKQSSFWQNEAFKTAYKDNLTDAEKVAGLSLLWSQAKYNFVNFDHAGIDWNQTYIDYIPKVTATKTTAEYYKVLISFYAQLKDGHTNVYVPNALTGQFYSRPPFRTELVEGRVFVTQVFSDSLFKTDIQPGLEILKIDGEPVIDYAEKNIKPYQSSSTPQDMQVREFSYALLAGAKDNPINIEFKTAKGKIISKTIARTGYHDVKGLKTLDYKTINSIGYLTINNFEDGSIGKQFDSLYTAEISKTKGLIIDVRYNGGGSSGIGYDIISKLTDKPFKSSASKNISLISMPGAEPSWIDNGFGTWNANGKIFYDKPVMVLIGPRTFSAAEDFTVAFDYMKRGKLIGMPTGGSTGQPVSFNLPGGGQARVCGKHDTYPDGKEFVGVGINPDITVKPTIKDVLNGIDAAKDKALQLLK
- a CDS encoding CRTAC1 family protein, which produces MIKKKITAALALLCGFTIIASCQNSSNEEMAQVLKQLYKRNNIISNPFNPEMKLAYCDSLLKTKRLAKSPEVLFSKAALLLKAGEEQQSVSIYSNLIENIDFMSTDEMLPEQAIAYMRLGERSNCMLNHTGSSCIFPIKDDGVHKLQTGSRKAIDVYKTLLKLHPDDYESRWLANIAYMTLGEYPQKVPKNILIPNLNVDSDTANQVKPFVDVAASLGLNIHGRAGGVIVDDFNNDGYLDIMTSGWDLSDPMHYFQNNQDGTFSDRTEAAGLTGITGGLNIQQTDYNNDGKLDIFVLRGAWLTRGFGNQPSSLLRNNGDGTFTDVTAISGLFMLHPTQTATWADFNNDGWLDVFVGNENSESMSYVDESTCQLYINNRNGTFTNITSAAHCGIKAYVKGVTSADYDHDGFVDVFISTMDGRKYLLKNKGKTEAGVDFEDVTAKSGLDQIKQRTFTTWFYDYNNDGWPDVMVANYNFEHTLGYYSAAAALGKAIPEAGNIYLYKNNHDGTFTNVTKEAGLDKVVYSMGANFGDIDNDGYLDMYFGTGNPDFKSLVPNKFFRNIGGKRFADITSSSRMGNLQKGHGVAFADLRNVGRQDIFAEMGGAYIGDSYTSSLYMNPGLSNNNWISLKLTGTKANNAAIGSSIKLTFIENGVKRSVYKDVNSGGSFGSSPLRQEIGIGQAKMIDEIEIKWAGSGAVQHFKNVEPNRFLNITEGEAQYKTTQLTKLMFRGKSMPVCMPMQMAAKTN